A genomic window from Silene latifolia isolate original U9 population chromosome Y, ASM4854445v1, whole genome shotgun sequence includes:
- the LOC141630338 gene encoding protein FAR1-RELATED SEQUENCE 5-like, with amino-acid sequence MVESLTKKREVNFRKKERQSLMKKRKIVEVNNVEECCADDEAVGEEEFCHALQGVGEDEFCRIVESQFTPYVGQQFESIEEVVEFYKMYALACGFDVRKYTTKKWRDGTIKLKLLVCNREGFTYAKKVSKCKDLEVCESTQEGVENDGDKQRRKSKVRRVGCKARVRLLMMKGVLVIDQFHVGHNHEIIEVNDIEFQKLSRRLQKYHKGLIVSNSRVSTLKIGATKTFKMCKEHVNGFENIGANLTEFKNFHRDVKCYINERDGQLFIDRFKTMAETREDFYFDYEVDVDGSLIRAIWADGVGRRNYSVFGDAVSFDPTYSTNKYSMVFTPLTGVDNHKRSVTFCGALIFREKDGYFNWVFSRLLHAMGGKEPEYIIAEQDPGIISSVGKIFKTARHHFCMWQIINKVPVKYRSNAKDFPEFVKKLNAIVWDGDIEANEFDSCWGEIMKEHGVGKEREWFEEVYNKRRQRVMAHCRDLKMGSVMRTTQRSESENSFFKIFENNSGTLVEFWMRYESAIDQQRYTQKKLDNENRYTSPKLLTQLPIESHGARVYTHVVFDVFQKEVNLSASGLSVRGFMERNGVELTYLKDGLMGRVYDIQYEPGYSVTLSRLCTGEETIFIS; translated from the exons ATGGTTGAAAGCTTAACGAAGAAGCGCGAGGTAAATTTCagaaaaaaagaaagacaaaGCTTAATGAAGAAGCGCAAG ATTGTGGAAGTAAACAATG TGGAAGAATGTTGTGCGGATGATGAAGCGGTAGGGGAAGAGGAATTTTGTCACGCATTGCAAGGAGTAGGTGAGGATGAATTTTGTAGGATAGTTGAAAGCCAGTTTACGCCATATGTTGGGCAGCAGTTCGAAAGCATAGAAGAAGTTGTCGAGTTCTATAAGATGTACGCTTTAGCATGTGGATTTGATGTGCGCAAATACACCACGAAGAAGTGGCGTGACGGAACGATTAAATTGAAACTTTTAGTATGTAACCGGGAGGGATTTACGTATGCGAAGAAGGTGAGCAAATGCAAAGATTTAGAAGTCTGTGAAAGCACGCAGGAGGGGGTTGAAAATGATGGAGATAAGCAGAGGAGGAAAAGTAAAGTAAGGAGGGTTGGGTGTAAAGCGAGGGTTAGATTATTGATGATGAAAGGCGTTCTAGTAATTGACCAATTTCATGTCGGCCACAATCATGAGATTATAGAAGTTAATGATATAGAGTTTCAAAAATTATCAAGGCGCCTACAGAAGTATCACAAAGGGCTCATAGTCTCTAACTCAAGGGTTAGTACA CTGAAGATAGGTGCTACAAAGACATTCAAAATGTGCAAGGAACATGTGAATGGGTTCGAGAATATTGGAGCGAATCTAACGGAGTTCAAGAATTTTCATAGAGACGTAAAGTGCTACATTAATGAAAGGGACGGTCAGTTGTTCATAGACCGGTTTAAGACCATGGCTGAAACACGGGAAGATTTTTACTTTGATTACGAGGTGGATGTTGATGGGAGCCTGATCAGGGCAATATGGGCGGATGGTGTTGGTCGAAGAAACTACTCGGTTTTTGGTGATGCTGTCTCTTTCGACCCcacatactcaacaaacaagtactCCATGGTATTTACCCCTTTAACCGGTGTTGATAACCATAAACGATCGGTTACTTTTTGTGGTGCGTTAATTTTTAGGGAGAAGGATGGGTATTTTAATTGGGTGTTTAGCCGGTTATTGCATGCGATGGGTGGTAAGGAACCAGAGTATATTATAGCCGAACAAGACCCAGGAATTATAAGCTCTGTTGGGAAAATATTCAAGACGGCTAGACACCATTTCTGCATGTGGCAGATCATTAACAAAGTTCCTGTAAAATACAGGAGCAACGCGAAAGATTTTCCGGAATTCGTGAAGAAGTTGAATGCCATTGTGTGGGACGGAGATATTGAAGCAAATGAGTTTGATAGTTGTTGGGGTGAGATAATGAAGGAACATGGAGTTGGTAAGGAACGAGAATGGTTTGAGGAAGTATACAATAAAAGAAGGCAGCGAGTGATGGCCCATTGTAGGGACTTAAAAATGGGAAGTGTTATGAGGACAACACAAAGATCGGAGAGTGAAAACAGTTTTTTTAAGATATTTGAGAACAATTCTGGAACTTTAGTCGAGTTTTGGATGAGATATGAAAGTGCTATAGACCAACAAAGATATACACAGAAGAAGCTTGATAATGAGAATAGGTATACATCACCAAAATTGTTAACTCAACTTCCTATAGAGAGTCACGGGGCTAGAGTGTACACACATGTGGTGTTTGATGTGTTCCAAAAAGAGGTAAATCTATCAGCGAGCGGACTTAGTGTAAGGGGTTTCATGGAGCGGAATGGTGTAGAGCTGACATACCTAAAAGATGGCTTGATGGGAAGAGTGTATGACATTCAGTACGAACCAG GATATTCTGTAACTTTATCAAGATTATGTACTGGAGAAGAAACTATTTTTATTTCCTGA